The Lewinella sp. 4G2 nucleotide sequence TGGGGTGACGCCCCTTCAGATTGCTCCGCCTACCAAGAAGCAGCAGCGGGGCTCGATTGCCTCCCGCATTGCGAATTACTCAGAGCTACAGGATCATTTTGCTAATACACAATGGGCAAATCTCTTTAAGTAGGTGGGAAATAAGCTCTTACAGCCCATTGATATTTTGGTAGCTCCACTGGTCCTACTGGTGATCATCTTATTGGGAGCACTGATTGTTCAGCGCGACAGGAAGGCACTCGGTGCAAAATTCGTCCAGTTTTTCTGGATTGCATTAGCCGCTCGGCTGCTGGCCAGTATAACCCGGATTCTCATCACGGACTACATCGTCCCCTCGTGGGGAGTGGATACGAAGACTTACGTGTTATTCGCGGGTAGGATGGTAGAGCACTTTTTCGTAGACCCCACTACGACGCTGGAAATTATTCTAACCAGTTACGATGACTATTCAGTAGCAGCCCAGCAATTAACGGGTCACTATTTCTGGGAAAATCTACGTACGTCCATCATCATCAGGATCGGATTTTTCCTGTATGCAATAACTGCAGGGAGTTACCTGGGAATTAGTTTTCTCTGCACGTTCCTGGCGTTCATTGGCTCCTGGTTACTCTACAAGACTTTCTATCAAGTCTATCCGCAGTATGGGAAAATAATGGCGATCGCCTGCCTGTTTTTACCAACGGTCGTTTTTTACAGTACTAATCTTTTCAAGGATCCGTTTTGCATTCTTGGATTGGGGCTCGCCTGTTACTATAGCTTTCAGATCCATCGGTTCGGTAGTTCAATAGTCGGATGGTCAATGTTGCTGTTTGGAATGGTTATCCTGGGTTTGATCAAAGCTTATATTCTCTTTGCCTTTCTTCTGGCTTTCGGTGTTTACTGGTTCGCGGCGCTCGATGTACCGCTAAGGGCTGGCATCATGAAGAAGTTCGCAAAGACGGCTATCATTGTATTAGGTCTACTTTTATTGATTGGAGGAGTTGTCGGGTTCCTGAATCTTGGGTTGGACCGATACAATCCGGCTTCAATAGCCCTCCGTTTGGAATACTTAATCTCGGGTAACCGTGGAGATGAAACTGGGTCAGGTTACGCCTTGCCGGTGATTAGTCTTACTCCGGCGGGCTTCTTTTACTTCCTCTTCTCCGCTTTCAACGTCTCTCTGTTTAGGCCGTACCCGTGGGAGGTCAATGGCGTCGGTCCATTGATTCTTTTCTTCGAATCTTTCCCTACGCTAATTGTCACCACCCTGCTTTTATTACGTACTGCGGTGATCAATTTCTTCGTACAGATTTTTCGGGATCCAGTACTACTATTCTGTTTCACCTTCGCGTTCATATTTCTTACCATTACTGGTGCTTTTTCTCCTACATTTGGTGCCTTGTGTCGTTACAAGATCCCTGGATTCCCCCTCTTTGTAATTGTTTTAGGGGTAGTAGCCGCCCGCTATTATGAAGCCGAAAAAAGGCAGCAGTCAAATCGGGCGCGAATTAACACCAATCCCACATGATCTTCTTCGTAGGCCCCCAAAAAGCAGGGACCAGCTGGGTAGACGCCTACCTACGCTGGCACGGCGGCGTCGCGCTGCCGGAAGATTTGAAGGAAACCATGTTTTTCGACAAGTTCTACGATAACGGCCTGCCCTGGTATGTAAAATTTTACACAAATGCCGAGCCCGACCATACACGGGTTGAGGTAGCCCCCACCTATTTTGCCAGCGCGGAAGCCCGCCAACGTATCAAGGAATATGCGCCGAAAAGCTCCATCGTGGTGTCCGTTCGCGACCCGGCGAAGCGCACTTTCTCCAGTTACCTTCATGAGCAGCGCTATGGCTTCATTCCCGCCCACGTTGGTTTCCGGAAAGCCGTAGAAGAGCAAAATTTGGAGGACGCCTCCCGGTACTACGAACACACGACCGCCTGGCAACAAGCATTTGGTGCCGAAAGGATTCACTTCCTTCACCTAACGTCCATGAAAGATCTGGATGACTACGCCCGCCAGATTTGCACCATCGCGGGGATAGAATTTAAACCGGTACCGGATGAATTACGTGGGAGAGTCAACGAAGCCAGCGTGCCCCGGAGCTACGGCGTAGCTTCTTTAGTCTCCAAACTCAACCAGCTCAGCCGCAAGTTGGGCTTGCTAAAATTCCGCAAATGGCTAATCGGTCTTGGTCTGAAAAAGCTCATATATAGCG carries:
- a CDS encoding sulfotransferase, with translation MIFFVGPQKAGTSWVDAYLRWHGGVALPEDLKETMFFDKFYDNGLPWYVKFYTNAEPDHTRVEVAPTYFASAEARQRIKEYAPKSSIVVSVRDPAKRTFSSYLHEQRYGFIPAHVGFRKAVEEQNLEDASRYYEHTTAWQQAFGAERIHFLHLTSMKDLDDYARQICTIAGIEFKPVPDELRGRVNEASVPRSYGVASLVSKLNQLSRKLGLLKFRKWLIGLGLKKLIYSGGGDGPASLSVADREWLMEHYLGDDWARFQQEFPHGQS